The following proteins are co-located in the Apis mellifera strain DH4 linkage group LG11, Amel_HAv3.1, whole genome shotgun sequence genome:
- the LOC552838 gene encoding 26S proteasome non-ATPase regulatory subunit 8, with translation MAALKDVVPVYKNLKEEWAATPCNLKKCGELLNQLKVGLTHLMFLPTSNSTASQNELLIARDILEIGAQWSIVTEDIPSFERYMAQLKCYYFDYKSGLMESAYKYHLLGLNLLFLLSQNRVAEFHTELELLPSDQIQSNVYIRHPLSLEQYLMEGSYNKIFLAKGNVPAASYNFFIDILLNTVRDEIGACMESAYDKISIQDASRMLNLNSEEDMKVFAVKKNWNLAKDGYFYFNTTSEKKTEEPIPSADLATLAIDYARELEMIV, from the exons atggcaGCGTTGAAAGATGTTGTTCcagtttacaaaaatttaaaagaagaatgggCAGCGACACcatgcaatttaaaaaaatgtggtGAATTGCTCAATCAATTGAAG GTTGGTCTTACACATTTGATGTTTCTTCCTACATCTAATAGCACAGCAAGTCAAAATGAATTGCTTATAGctc gtgatattttagaaattggtGCACAATGGAGTATAGTAACTGAAGATATACCTTCTTTTGAACGTTATATGGcacaattaaaatgttattattttgattataaatcagGATTAATGGAATCtgcatataaatatcatcttcttggattaaatcttttattcttattatctcAAAATCGTGTGGCTGAATTTCATACAGAATTAGAACTATTACCTTCTGATCAAATACAATCCAATGTTTATATTAGACATCCTCTAAGCTTAGAGCAATATTTAATGGAAGGttcatacaataaaatatttttggcaAAAGGTAATGTACCAGCAGcgtcatataattttttcattgatattttattgaacaCTGTTCGAGATGAAATTGGAGCATGTATGGAGAGTGCATATGATAAGATTTCTATTCAAGATGCTTCAAGAATGCTGAATTTAAATTCAGAGGAAGATATGAAAGTATTTGCAGTAAAAAAGAACTGGAATTTAGCAAAAGATggttatttttactttaatacaaCAAGTGAAAAGAAAACTGAAGAACCAATTCCCAGTGCAGACTTGGCTACATTAGCAATTGATTATGCAAGAGAACTTGAAATGATTGTTTAa
- the LOC551211 gene encoding elongation factor 1-gamma produces the protein MASGTLYTYPENFRAYKVLIAAQYSGAQIKIADDFVFGETNKTEAFLKKFPLGKVPAFETCDGKYITESNAIAYYVANDQLKGKTDLERAEIIQWFGFADSEILPASCAWVFPLLGIMPYNKQNVEHAKDDVKKALTALNSHLLTRTYLVGERLTLADISVAMTLLHLYQYILEPNLRKPYQNVNRWFQTVIYQPESMAVIGAFKLAEKTLEYDPKKFAETQGKSSKKEKKEKESKKESKEIKESKKETIEDLDPADAALAAEPKTTNPFDTLPKGNFDLDDFKRFYSNEDEVKSIPYFWQKFDPEHYSIWLGEYKYNNELTKVFMSCNLISGMYQRLDKMRKGAFASACLFGTDNDSSISGIWVWRGQELAFTLCPDWQVDYESYSWTKLDPTKEETKQLVQQYFSWTGTDKEGRKFNQGKIFK, from the exons ATGGCGTCTGGA ACACTTTACACGTATCCGGAAAACTTCAGAGCTTACAAAGTGCTTATTGCAGCTCAGTATTCCGGTGCTCAAATTAAGATTGCAGATGATTTCGTTTTCGGCGAGACAAATAAAACCGAagcatttttaaagaaatttccattaggcaag GTTCCAGCATTTGAAACATGTGATGGAAAATATATCACAGAAAGCAATGCAATTGCTTATTATG tggCTAATGATCAATTAAAAGGCAAAACTGATCTTGAACGCGCAGAAATCATTCAATGGTTTGGTTTTGCAGATTCTGAAATTCTTCCAGCTAGTTGTGCATGGGTATTCCCATTGCTTGGAATTATGCCATATAATAAACag aatgtaGAACATGCTAAAGATGATGTAAAAAAAGCATTGACTGCCCTCAATTCTCATTTACTTACACGTACTTACTTGGTTGGAGAACGATTAACATTAGCAGATATTAGTGTAGCCATGACATTActtcatttatatcaatatattctgGAACCAAATTTACGTAAACCATATCAAAATGTAAATCGATGGTTTCAAACAGTCATTTATCAACCTGAGTCAATGGCTGTAATTGGTGCCTTTAAATTGGCTGAGAAAACTCTTGAATATGatccaaaaaaatttgcaGAAACTCAAGGAAAA TCttcaaagaaagagaaaaaagaaaaggaatctaaaaaagaatcaaaagaaataaaggaatCTAAAAAGGAAACCATTGAAGATTTAGATCCAGCAGATGCTGCTTTAGCTGCTGAACCTAAAACTACAAATCCTTTTGATACATTACCTAAAGGTAATTTCGATCTTgatgattttaaaagattttattctaatGAAGATGAGGTGAAGTCCATACCTTATTTTTGGCAAAAATTCGATCCGGAACATTATAGTATTTGGCTtggagaatataaatataacaatgaaCTAACAaag GTTTTTATGTCTTGCAATCTTATAAGTGGAATGTATCAACGATTAGATAAGATGCGAAAAGGTGCATTTGCCAGTGCTTGTCTGTTTGGTACAGATAATGACAGTAGCATCAGTGGTATTTGGGTTTGGCGAGGACAAGAGCTTGCTTTCACG ttaTGTCCAGACTGGCAGGTAGATTATGAATCGTACAGTTGGACTAAATTAGATCCAactaaagaagaaacaaaacaaTTGGTTCAACAGTACTTTAGCTGGACCGGGACCGATAAAGAAGGACGTAAATTTAATcagggaaaaattttcaagtaa
- the LOC726151 gene encoding probable 39S ribosomal protein L49, mitochondrial yields MAALRRFTRSELSNIILRSCGEYISLNRDLPIITQKRWGKYKASPQYTESSKYTDYEVTKDPQEWECVERLLKPKSIPIPCLENKEYPSGWKPPVSKPQKYPYYIQRTKNYMQPVYLEIFHRGLRRITTVRKIHGNIWILETELKEYLEKNVKKPIGVRTNELSGQIQFRGDYVNLIKTWMNEKGF; encoded by the exons ATGGCTGCCCTTCGGCGTTTCACACGTTCGgaactttcaaatattattcttcgttCTTGTGgcgaatatatttcattgaatagAGATTTACCGATTATTACGCAG AAAAGATGGGGAAAATACAAAGCTTCACCTCAATATACAGAATCTTCTAAATATACGGATTATGAAGTAACAAAAGATCCTCAAGAATGGGAATGTGTAGAACGTTTACTTAAACCGAAATCTATACCTATACCTTGcttagaaaataaagaatatccaTCTGGATGGAAACCACCAGTtt ccAAACCGCAAAAATATCCTTATTATATACAACGTACAAAAAACTATATGCAACCTGtctatcttgaaatttttcatcgaggaTTACGAAGAATAACTACTGTTCGTAAAATTCATGGAAATATCTGGATACTTGAAACTGAATTAAaggaatatttagaaaaaaatgtaaaaaaaccaATTGGTGTTCGTACTAATGAACTATCTGGTCAAATTCAATTCAGAGGAGATTATGTAAATCTCATTAAAACATGGATGAATGAAAAAGGATTTTAG